The window CGCGCAATATAAGACAAGATTAACAATAAACATAACACCGAAATGCTCCTCTAATCGAACACCAAATGCTGCAGTCCTAGCAAAGAGAGGTTCACTAGCAAAATAGCCACTAAATGGCCATATAATTCATCAAACCCTAAAATATCACAAATTCGAAATCTccaaataaaaaccctaaaatctcaTCAAACCTGCCTAGCGAAACCTCATGTTGCTCCAGGGAAACTTGGCGGCGCCCTCGCCAAAAACAGCCGAACCCTTAGCGCTGCTCTTACCCCTGCGAGCGCTCTGCGGCTGCTGCTGCCATTCCTTGTTCCCGTAAAGCCAATGCTTCTCGGTGTCGCCCTCTTCAACGACGGCAGACTTGGACTGGTTGACCGCCTGCTGATTGCGGTCCTGCTGGACGATTCCGATGGGATAGAGGTCctgggagagggagaggggggCCTTGAGGGTGACGTAGGCCTTCTTGTAGTCGGGCTTTGCGATGAGAAGACCGCCGCGCTTCTTCTTCT of the Pyrus communis chromosome 1, drPyrComm1.1, whole genome shotgun sequence genome contains:
- the LOC137748053 gene encoding uncharacterized protein, producing the protein MGSRLGRRVVHFANLPIKLLMPNNFTNITEIALKTIPSASKIEIKRVMESLYGFQVDKVRTLNMEGKKKKRGGLLIAKPDYKKAYVTLKAPLSLSQDLYPIGIVQQDRNQQAVNQSKSAVVEEGDTEKHWLYGNKEWQQQPQSARRGKSSAKGSAVFGEGAAKFPWSNMRFR